The genome window AAATAAGAAACTGGCCAAAGAAAATTTACACCAGGTAGCTGTTAAAAAAGAGCTGGAGCTTGCTTCGGAGATGCAGTCCATGTTGTTCCCGAGTTCATTGCCCAATGATGAAAAAATGGAGATGTCGGCAGTCTATCTTCCGCATCAGCAGGTGGGGGGCGACTATTATGATTTTATCAGGATCAATGAAAATGAAGTTGTTTTTTGTATGGGCGATGTGTCGGGAAAAGGAGTTGCTGCTGCGCTATTGATGTCGAACTTCCAGGCTAATTTGCGTGTATTACTGCACCTGCATAAGTCACTTGTCGATCTGATCCGTGAACTGAATAAAAAGGTAATGGCCAATGCCAAAGGTGAAAAGTTTATCACATTCTTTATCGCGAAATATAATGTAAAGTCGCGCACACTGCATTATGTGAATGCAGGACATAATCCACCCATTTTAGTTAATGGAACCAATACCATGCAGCTGCGTATGGGATGTACGGGGCTGGGAATGTTGGATGATATAATGTCGATAAAGGAAGGGGTAGTGCATGTAAATCCACGGGATCTGGTAATATGTTATACAGACGGCGTGGTTGAGCTGGAAGACGAAAATGGCGGGGAGTTTGGAATTAAAACGTTAAATGATTTATTGCTTAACTTTTCTTCAATAGGGATGGGCGATCTTAATAAACGAATTTTGCATGAACTTACAGCACACAAAGGTAAAATGCCTTATGTAGATGATATAGCCCTATTCAGCTGCAGGTTTAAGTGATGTAGCTTCTTCTGCTTTTTTAGCGTGGTAAATATCTATCACGGTAAGCATGGCAATAAATCCCCAGAATGGTACAGAGGCCTTGTCTGTATCCAAAAAATTATTCAGGCATCCGTGTACGAAGTAAGTGATGAGTCCGAGCAGGATAATAGCGGTAAGTAGTTTAAGTTCCCTGTCAACTATTGTGTAAAACAATCGCATGGCTGTTGATATAACAAGCAGTGTAATTACGACAAAAATTAGCATTCCGATAAGTCCGGTTTCAGCAAGCGGACCGAAGTATTCGCTGTGAGCATTGCCGCCGTCTCCGCGGTTGGTGCTTATAATTGTCTTTTCTTCAGTGACCTGGAAAGGCGCGTATTGAAAACTATATGTTCCCGGACCAAAACCAAAGAGGGGTTTCGCTCTGAACATACGGAATGCGCAATTCCAGCGATTGATACGCTCTTTATTGGAAGCATCCGTTGATATGTTGGATATTGATTTAATATGATCGGTGAAGTTGTTTGAAGAGTCCTGCCTGTTTTTCTCAAGTACCGACACAATGCTTTCCTGGAAAATAATAAATATACCTGCCGCAGTTAATAATGAAATAAACAAAATCCGGAATTTGATCTTAAAAAACAACAGGATGAGCATCCCTATCGCCGCGGCTAAACCAACCCAGGCTGCCCGGGTATAAGACAATATCGTAGCCAATAGAAACACAAGAAGTAAAATAAATGTAAATGTTTTTACACGTTTGGAATCTTTTTTAAGATAAAGAAAACCTATTAATACAGGAATGAACATTGCCAGCATGGCTCCATAAGCTGTATGATCATTATAAAATGGCTTTACCGCCCAGTTTGCCGGTCTTTCTTCAAAATTGTAAAGTGAATGGTTATATATAGTATAGAAAATAACAATGGTCAATGGTATAATGTAAAGCCACATGAATCGTTTTATGTTTGCGGTGTCTTTGAAAAGCTCTACTGCAATAAAATAGCATGTGATGATAAACCATACGCGTGCCATATTGATATCACGGGCATGGTGCTGGTCAGTGTGGTAAGCGTGATCCATCCGAGATTAATTATTATTGCAATAGTAATGGGGTGTTTCATCACTTTTATATCTACCCTGTAGCCCTGTATCATTTTAAAAACAAACAGTAACAACATTCCGAAGAGGAGGGGCTCTGTCGGGAAGCTGAAATCAGGACTTAACCTCCTGTTGAACAGATCGCTAAGTGTCAATGACAAAGGAGTGCAGAAAACGATCATCAGCATTAATTTGTCCATTGAAAATATTCCCGCAAGCAGGAATATAAGGACAAGCGGCAATGTGTTGAGGAAGTAAATATTGTTTGCCATTAGGATCACATTGAGAATAATAAACAATGCGCTTATGGAATAGAATAGCCGTATGTTGGTTTTGGAGATCAAAATAAAACGAAAGCCCTTAGAGGTTGTTTAAAATTTATCCCTGCATTTTGTTATGGCGCCTTTTTTCCTCATACTTCGTTACTTTTTTCGGCAAGAGGTCGCTGAGCTATTGCCTGTAAAAGTGCCTCGTCTGAGAAAAAAATGCGCTCATATAAATTTACAGGTATAAATTTAAACAACCTCTTAACTCCGGCTTATGATGTCTTAACCCTGTCCAGAATTAAAATGCTGATTATGGCCAGGAACATGGACGAAATGGTAGATATAATAACTATTAATATACGGTTTGGAGAAATACGCTTTTCGGCCGGTATAGCAGGAGTTATGATATATTTGGATGGTAATGTGCGGTCAACATCAAGTTTGGCCTGATCGTATTTCACCATTAATGAGAACATCTGGTTTCTTTCATGGTATGCAAAATCACGGAGAGCAACATATTCCCATCCTTTATTGCCAATAAGTTTTAATTTATTATCAAGTTGTTGGATGGCGTTCGTGTTGTTTTTAGAAATATCTTTTACATATTGTTTATAAAAAACTTCTGATTGGGTTTCGTAATCGAAAATTCCCTGGTTAGTATACCATCGCAGCGAATCCTGCAGTTTTTCAACAAATGCTTTCTTTTTTAAATATTCGTCCTCAACTATTTTAAGTACCTGCAGGGCACGTTCTTTTTGCAACTTGTTTTTTGTAGAATCAATTAACGCCGCTATGTCATTCGCAATAAAGGCGGCAGTATCCGGTGATCTGTCAAGTACATTGATCTCTATAGAGTAAAAAGGATTTTGAAAGAACCAAACCCGGTCAAGAAATTCCTGCTTAAGGTGAAGTTTTCTATATGGATCATTTGGTTTAACTTTGTAACGTTTTTCGAGGTTATATTTCTCTGTAATGCGCAGACGAATATCGTCTGAATTTGTCAATATCTGGAGCATCTGCTGTGCGTCCTTCTCCTCACCAAATTTTAAAACATCATCCCACTCTTTAAGCAATGATTTTGAAATTGAAACAGCAGAAGTAGGGAATAGTACAACTTTTGATTGAAACTTTGGTTCTATCAGGTATGAAGCAAGCCCGGAAATAATTGCGGCAGCAATGCCAACAATAATTACGTGTTTACGCCATTTTAATATAAAAGCAACAATATTGGTAGAGTCAAAAAGTGCCTTTCCGGCCAATAGCTTCTCCATTTAATTTGCGGGTTAATAAATATTCAGGCGCAAAAGTAACTAAATATTACTAAAAACAGGTAAACGGACTTATCCATATTTTAATACCCTGAACATGGATTTTATACTGATAAGGCGGGTGAAAAAAGCCCATAATATTGAAATTATCACCATAAACCCGAAATTAAGGAACCATTTTTTACTATCGAAATAGAAATTTTTGCTTAAATAGTTGATCGCAATAACTCCGATCGTAAATATGCAAAGGGTTACAAGTAAACGGTAATTAACCCGGAATTTGAATTTGCGCTGAACAAAGAGTATCTGTGCAATAGCCATTGTGAATTGGGTAACAAGGGCCGCTATAGCTGATCCGTAGGCCAGTAAATGCGGTATAAGTATAATGTTAAGACTTATATTTATAATCATGCAGCTGCCGGCAAGAATATTCAGGTCCTTTAAATTGCGATTGGCAGTCAGTAATGTTCCGAAAATATATGACATGGACTGGCACATGAAGCACCACATAAGCAGGCTGAAAACGGCTGCGGATTGATCCAGGAATTGACTATATACAATGGCTGATTGTCCTAAATGCTGGATGTAAAGCATTTCTATCACTTCTTTTGAATAAAAGCCACAACCTACGCCAAGCACAATAGCGGGGGTAATTAATAAAGTAAATGCCAGCTTAACTAAAGGCTCAACAGAATCCCTGAATTTAAGCATACGTGAAAAGATCGGCAGCAACAAGCCCGAAAAAAGAAAGGCGAACATATTTACCGCATCAAGCAGGCGATATGACTGAGCATAAATACTTGCCTGTACTGCTCCAGAAACCCCATTTTGGCTGGCCTCTGGCGTTGACGGAAGTATACGGAAAAGCATAACACTATCGATCCGGTTAAAAAAGGTCATCAATAGAACGAGGATAGCATAAGGAATACTCTTTTTAAGTATCATTATGGAAAAGGGCCAGTTCCATTTAAGTTTGAAAGTGTGCGTTTTAGTAAGAACAATAATAAATGTAATAAGGGCGGTAAGGAAGTAAGCGCTTGTTTGTGTATAAACAAAGGTCATAATATCCATCCTGCGATCGGTTGCATTTCCCCAAAGCAGGCTTCCGCAAATTATAATCATAAGCAGCCGGTCCAAAACAGAAATTACACTATCTGTTTTAAACAGGTGAAGCCCTGCAAGATTTGATCTTAAATAAAGTGTGAATGTCAGAAGGAACTGGTTGAAGCCCAGGACCAATAAAAGTTTTGTCAATCGTGCGTCATATCCATTCATGATGCCGCATGTAAGGGTGGCTAAAATATAAACAACGGCCAGAGCAAGTTTTAATGTAACCAGGCTCGAAAAGTGTTTGGTGAGCAGGTGGTTATTCTGGGCAATGTTTGTGTTGTTGAAATTTGTTATGCCGAAATCGAGCAGGATATTGAGCAGGAACGAAAAGTTGAATAGTACAAAATATTCCCCGTAGGAAGCCGGATCTATTACGTTTTGTACAACACGGTCAATTCCGAATATCCATATCGGCTTAATAAGCAGGTTAAGAAAAAGGACTATAGCAAGATTAGTGATGAACTTCTTTTGCATACCGGGATGTCAGATCCAAAATTTGGGTAATAATCGTCTAAATTTACAATAATTGTGTGATATTGAAGGAGAACCACTGCTTAAAAAAGCTTCCCCGGCATAAATATTTTTTTATACCTTGTTGGCCCATCAAAAAAATGTGCTTTGAAAATAGTTGTAAATACAAGGTTGTTGATCAGGAACAGGCTTGAGGGGATAGGGTGGTTTACGTACGAGTCGCTTAAACGCATTGCGAGAGATCATCCGGAACATCATTTCATTTTCGCATTCGATCGCGAATTCGATGAGGAATTTATATTTGCCGATAACATTACCCCGATTATCTTATCCCCGCAGGCGCGCCATCCATTCTTGTATTATATATGGTTCGAGTTTTCAATAGCTCACTTGCTCAAAGATATGAAGCCGGACCTTTTTCTATCGACAGATGGCTACCTTTCCTTAAAGACTGATACAAAGCAATTGGGTGTTATACACGATATTAATTTCCGCCACCATCCGAAAGATCTGCCGCTTCTTGAACGTAAGTATTATAATTATTTTTTCCCGAAATATGCTCACAAAGCAACACGTTTGGCTACAGTTTCCGAATATTCAAAGAATGATATTGTAAAAGAGTTTGGAGTTGAACCATCAAAAATAGATGTGGTTTACGATGGGGTAAACGAACAGTTTGGACCCGTTGGCCTGCTGGAGCGGCAGGCGGTTAAAGAAAAATATGCCCAGGGCTCGGATTATTTCGTTTTTGTCGGAGCGTTGCATCCGCGAAAGAATATTGGCAGACTGCTGCAGGCATTCGACGAATTTAAAAAGGCCTATTCAAGCCAGGTTAAGTTGGTTATTGTGGGAAAAAAAATGTGGTGGACCGATGAAATTGAAAATACCTATGAAACCATGCGGCATAAAAGTGAAGTTGTTTTTACAGGACGACTTTCGCCGGAGGAATTGAATCGGGTGATCGCATCTTCGCTCGCTCTCACTTATGTTACCTATTTTGAAGGATTCGGTATTCCTATACTTGAAGGTTTTCGGTGTGAAACGGTCGTGATCACCTCAAATATCACTTCTATGCCGGAAGTGGCCGGTGATGCGGCATTGCTTGTTGATCCGTTTTCTGTAGAATCGATTAAAGAAGCCATGCTGTTGTTGGCCAGGGATGAGGCTTTGCGGCAATCATTTATTGAGAAAGGAAAGATAAGAAGGCACCAGTTCTCCTGGGAGAAAACGGCGAAATTACTTTGGGAAAGTATTGAGAAAGCGGTTGGTTAGTTTTAAGTTTCGGATTTCGGATTGTGGGTTTCGGGTTTCAGGTTGTTTCTGCCATATATGAAATTTCGGTAAGATTTAATGTGTCTTTAAACTTGAGATATGAAGCTTGAGCCCTTTTACTTTTTCTTCTTCTTTTTTGTCGTTCTCGTCTCATCCAACCCATAATCAAATTGA of Bacteroidota bacterium contains these proteins:
- a CDS encoding glycosyltransferase family 4 protein, which encodes MKIVVNTRLLIRNRLEGIGWFTYESLKRIARDHPEHHFIFAFDREFDEEFIFADNITPIILSPQARHPFLYYIWFEFSIAHLLKDMKPDLFLSTDGYLSLKTDTKQLGVIHDINFRHHPKDLPLLERKYYNYFFPKYAHKATRLATVSEYSKNDIVKEFGVEPSKIDVVYDGVNEQFGPVGLLERQAVKEKYAQGSDYFVFVGALHPRKNIGRLLQAFDEFKKAYSSQVKLVIVGKKMWWTDEIENTYETMRHKSEVVFTGRLSPEELNRVIASSLALTYVTYFEGFGIPILEGFRCETVVITSNITSMPEVAGDAALLVDPFSVESIKEAMLLLARDEALRQSFIEKGKIRRHQFSWEKTAKLLWESIEKAVG
- a CDS encoding oligosaccharide flippase family protein, with amino-acid sequence MQKKFITNLAIVLFLNLLIKPIWIFGIDRVVQNVIDPASYGEYFVLFNFSFLLNILLDFGITNFNNTNIAQNNHLLTKHFSSLVTLKLALAVVYILATLTCGIMNGYDARLTKLLLVLGFNQFLLTFTLYLRSNLAGLHLFKTDSVISVLDRLLMIIICGSLLWGNATDRRMDIMTFVYTQTSAYFLTALITFIIVLTKTHTFKLKWNWPFSIMILKKSIPYAILVLLMTFFNRIDSVMLFRILPSTPEASQNGVSGAVQASIYAQSYRLLDAVNMFAFLFSGLLLPIFSRMLKFRDSVEPLVKLAFTLLITPAIVLGVGCGFYSKEVIEMLYIQHLGQSAIVYSQFLDQSAAVFSLLMWCFMCQSMSYIFGTLLTANRNLKDLNILAGSCMIINISLNIILIPHLLAYGSAIAALVTQFTMAIAQILFVQRKFKFRVNYRLLVTLCIFTIGVIAINYLSKNFYFDSKKWFLNFGFMVIISILWAFFTRLISIKSMFRVLKYG
- a CDS encoding O-antigen ligase family protein, coding for MDHAYHTDQHHARDINMARVWFIITCYFIAVELFKDTANIKRFMWLYIIPLTIVIFYTIYNHSLYNFEERPANWAVKPFYNDHTAYGAMLAMFIPVLIGFLYLKKDSKRVKTFTFILLLVFLLATILSYTRAAWVGLAAAIGMLILLFFKIKFRILFISLLTAAGIFIIFQESIVSVLEKNRQDSSNNFTDHIKSISNISTDASNKERINRWNCAFRMFRAKPLFGFGPGTYSFQYAPFQVTEEKTIISTNRGDGGNAHSEYFGPLAETGLIGMLIFVVITLLVISTAMRLFYTIVDRELKLLTAIILLGLITYFVHGCLNNFLDTDKASVPFWGFIAMLTVIDIYHAKKAEEATSLKPAAE
- a CDS encoding PP2C family protein-serine/threonine phosphatase, with protein sequence MSKNTLGRSLSVKYKDLKLNLLLEITKAINNNLSKEGLLKIFEDFLRSELNIGKLVLFSKEDDQWECILKYGVGSEYNQIDVEKYLLNISEITTIQFSSEALNKSFEIVVPVFHKTNPLAYILLGDLEEEKMQLSPAIKHLPFIQTLANIIFVAIENKKLAKENLHQVAVKKELELASEMQSMLFPSSLPNDEKMEMSAVYLPHQQVGGDYYDFIRINENEVVFCMGDVSGKGVAAALLMSNFQANLRVLLHLHKSLVDLIRELNKKVMANAKGEKFITFFIAKYNVKSRTLHYVNAGHNPPILVNGTNTMQLRMGCTGLGMLDDIMSIKEGVVHVNPRDLVICYTDGVVELEDENGGEFGIKTLNDLLLNFSSIGMGDLNKRILHELTAHKGKMPYVDDIALFSCRFK